Proteins encoded within one genomic window of Rhododendron vialii isolate Sample 1 chromosome 1a, ASM3025357v1:
- the LOC131326454 gene encoding uncharacterized protein LOC131326454 has translation MPAVPYLHPRISLVNKDFQGCLNKDLDHLVTTSQMIAGNLYSKNLEKTMSVNWRFLSISNRVKLGLNVHDKTLPLLPNLVRRFGHIETIVIDIIYNKVQDIDGLVDQISRSGVLNLQAMKFPGWSTKTPRDGFKALALNKNTKNNLKVLDCSGLIFMQDNDLVLLADCFPRLEELRIRADKDSHFKGNDEVPGHITDDGVDALASKLKELKEIVFEGDACFITDQSLISLSTNCLKLRSISLSLCSFHQHRVTGNGISFVMQHSPNLTSLSLVMWSLQLSAFSFSMDDAFANAKNLHSLTMSRDLISDKHFCLVAKARPPLKKLRLGCSMGQNSEIHGGLKMLLQACQLTL, from the exons ATGCCAGCCGtaccctatttgcacccaaGAATTTCTCTGGTTAATAAGGATTTCCAAGGTTGCCT AAACAAAGATCTGGACCATCTGGTTACTACTTCCCAGATGATTGCTGGGAACTTATATTCCAAAAACTTAGAGAAGACGATGAGCGTGAATTGGCGGTTCCTTTCGATATCCAATCGGGTGAAGCTCGGCTTGAACGTACACGACAAGACTCTCCCTCTGCTCCCCAATCTTGTTCGAAGATTTGGACACATCGAAACAATAGTCATCGACATTATTTACAACAAGGTACAGGACATAGATGGACTCGTTGATCAGATTTCACGGTCTGGCGTATTGAATCTCCAAGCCATGAAGTTTCCCGGGTGGTCTACAAAAACTCCGCGAGATGGTTTTAAGGCACTGGCGTTGAATAAGAATACAAAGAACAATCTGAAGGTATTGGATTGCTCTGGACTGATCTTCATGCAAGACAACGATTTGGTTTTGTTAGCAGATTGTTTCCCACGGCTAGAGGAACTCAGGATTCGTGCGGATAAGGACAGTCATTTTAAAGGCAATGATGAGGTTCCGGGACATATAACAGATGATGGTGTTGATGCACTGGCATCAAAGCTTAAGGAATTGAAGGAGATTGTTTTTGAAGGTGATGCTTGTTTCATTACTGATCAATCACTTATTTCTCTATCCACAAATTGTCTGAAACTGAGGAGCATTAGTCTTTCATTATGCAGTTTCCATCAACATCGCGTGACTGGAAACGGCATTAGTTTTGTGATGCAGCATAGTCCCAATTTGACCTCTCTCTCGCTAGTAATGTGGTCATTACAACTTTCTGCATTCTCTTTTTCAATGGACGACGCGTTCGCCAATGCCAAAAATCTGCATTCTCTCACCATGAGTCGCGATCTCATTTCGGACAAACATTTTTGTTTAGTCGCAAAAGCACgtcctccattaaagaagctCA